Part of the Fibrobacter sp. genome, TGAATACTTACCACACGTTCGTCACGAGCGAGAACATTCTCGACCTCATCAAGGATTACGATTTCGTGATTGACGGGACGGACAATTTCCCGGCGAAGTTCCTCATCAACGATGCGTGCGTGATGGCGAAGAAGCCCTTCTCCCATGCAGGCATCATCCGCTTCCAAGGGCAGCTCATGACGTACGTTCCGGGCCAGGGCCCGTGTTACCGCTGCGTGTTCAAGGAGCCCCCTCCGAAAGATGCCGTGCCGACCTGCAAGCAGGCGGGCGTTATCGGCGCCATGGGCGGTGTCATCGGAAGCCTCCAGGCGATGGAAGCGGTCAAGTACATCCTCGGCATTGGCAACCTGCTTACGGGTTACCTGCTGACGTACAATGCGCTGACCATGGAATTCCGCAAGGTAAAACTCCCGACCAAGACGGACGACTGCGCGGTTTGCGGGACGCACACGACCATCACGCAGTTGATCGACTACGAACAGGCGGTTTGCGACCTCAAACACTAGGCGGTACGCATGATAACTTTACCGAAAGCTGAATACCAGAAAATTTTGGAGCATGCGGAAAAGAACCTGCCCGAAGAGGCCTGCGGGCTCATCGCGGGGCGTATCGAAGGTGCTGACAAGCACATCGAAAAGGTCTACCTGCTCACGAATATCGACCACTCGAACGAACACTTTTCGCTTGACCCGAGGGAACAACTCTTGGCCATCAAGGATATGCGCCAAAACGGCCTTATCCCGCTCGGCAACTGGCATTCCCATCCAGAGTCGCCATCGCGCCCTTCCGACGAAGACAAGCGTCTCGCTTACGACAGCAAGGCGAGCTACTTGATCCTTTCTCTGCAGGACCGCGCAAAACCGGTACTTAATTCCTTCCACATCGAAGGTGTGGATGCCACCAACGAAGGCTTGGTGATAGAATAAAGGTCTCCGTACAACGGTGCCCTCGGGGTCCTTGTGAAATTCCGGCTCCGGGGGCACTTTATGTTTTTGCATTATGGAAATTGAACTGGGCGAAATAACAACTTGTCAAATGACATTGGCCGCGATAGCCGCCTATCCGGGCGAATGTTGCGGTATTTTGCTCGGGAAAACCAGCGAAAGCGGCGAGGTCGAAATTCTGGAAACCCGCGAAGCGCACAACCAGATTCAAGGAGCGCAGAAATCCGCCCATTTCAGGGTAGACCCGCTGTTCCTTTATCAGGTGGAGCGCGAAATCGAAGGTAGCGGAATCGAGGTGATTGGCTTTTACCATTCGCACCCCGATTGCGCGGCAGTCCCCTCGGACGAGGATTACGAGAACATGGTGCCGGGACTCATCTACGTTATTTTATCCGTAACAAAAGATGGCGTCAAGGATATCAGAAGTTACAAAAAAGATATTAATTACTGAACAACGCTTCCAGTTATAGACGTTATAGAAAAAAGCGATAATTCTGCATAAAAATATTGTATTGGACAACGTTAAAGGCCCAATCTATATTTGGCCGTGTACGGAATTACACTTTTTTTGTACGGAGGAAAAAGTGAAAATATACATATCAGCAACACTCAGGAATTTCTTTGGGAAAAACGCCCAAGTCGAGATACCCGCAAGTTCGGTGAGAAAGGCTCTCGCCATTCTTCTCGACATGTACCCGGATGCCAAAAACGTCCTTTACGACGACAACAACAAGCTCCGGAACTTTATCCAGATTTACATCAACAACAAGAGCCTGGCACTCGATGCGCTTTGGGAAACGCCCCTGCCCGAAGATACCGAAATACTGCTGCTGCCTGCCATCGCAGGCGGCGCACCGATTGTCGACAACACGTCGGTAGACAGCCTCATTTCGGATGAAAGACGCAAAGCGGTCTCGTTTGACGACTCTGAAGTCGAACGCTTCGGCAGGC contains:
- the thiF gene encoding thiazole biosynthesis adenylyltransferase ThiF — its product is MAFTNEQLERYSRHIILKEVGAKGQKKLLNAKVLIIGAGGLGAPAAMYLAAAGVGTIGIADADVVDLSNLQRQIIHATKDVGKLKVQSAKETMNEMNPDVTVNTYHTFVTSENILDLIKDYDFVIDGTDNFPAKFLINDACVMAKKPFSHAGIIRFQGQLMTYVPGQGPCYRCVFKEPPPKDAVPTCKQAGVIGAMGGVIGSLQAMEAVKYILGIGNLLTGYLLTYNALTMEFRKVKLPTKTDDCAVCGTHTTITQLIDYEQAVCDLKH
- a CDS encoding M67 family metallopeptidase; this encodes MITLPKAEYQKILEHAEKNLPEEACGLIAGRIEGADKHIEKVYLLTNIDHSNEHFSLDPREQLLAIKDMRQNGLIPLGNWHSHPESPSRPSDEDKRLAYDSKASYLILSLQDRAKPVLNSFHIEGVDATNEGLVIE
- a CDS encoding M67 family metallopeptidase, whose amino-acid sequence is MEIELGEITTCQMTLAAIAAYPGECCGILLGKTSESGEVEILETREAHNQIQGAQKSAHFRVDPLFLYQVEREIEGSGIEVIGFYHSHPDCAAVPSDEDYENMVPGLIYVILSVTKDGVKDIRSYKKDINY